The Xanthomonas sontii genomic sequence CCGGAATCCCGACTAAAACATAGTTGGTGCGGTGCCGCAATACACCGTTACACCTGCAACTTCAGCGCTGGCGGCGGCGCTGTCGCCGCCGCCGCGCCGGGCGTCCTGGCGGCGCCCCCGGGCCTGTCCTTGTGCGTGCCCGGGACTGTGTCATTACCCGTCATGGACAGACGTCCACTCCCTCGCGCTTCCTTGCCCGGGCACGCGCAAGGGCGGCGCGACCTGCCCGGGAATGGGGACGGGCCCTAGCCGCAGCGCACGCCGGTGATCTGGTTCTTCTCGTCGACCTCGATGTTGAGCCGTTCGCCGTTGAACTCCATGGTCACTGCCTGGTTCGGCTTGAGCACGCGCGCGGTCTTGGCGCCGGTGTCGCTGCGTGCTTGGTCCAGCAGCGCCGGCGCGAAGGTTTGCCCAACCAGACCCTGCGCCTGCGAGGCATCGCAGGTGCCCACCGGTGGGGCGTCCGGCGCGTTGGCCGGGTCCGGCGCGGCGGCCTGCTGCGCGGCGGCCTGCGCCTTGGCGCTCACCTGTTCCTGCTCGTCCGGCGGCGGCGCGCCGCAGGCGGCCAGGGCCAGCGCCAGGCAGGCCGTGCCGAGCAGGCCGGCACGCGTTGACGCACGGGAGGAAAGGAGGTTGCTCATCGGGGCTCCTATGGATGGAGGGAAGAGGGGTGAAGCATAGAGCGTGTGATGCGCTTTGCGTCGCCGTCGTCTCGCCGGGCGACGGCAGGCGCCGGCGCAGCGCAGGTTCCGGTGGCGACAGGATCGGACACCGCGCGTTCGCCAGGCGTTAACCGGCACGCTGACACGCCTTGCGGGAATGGGTTGAGCCGCGACGCGTGACGTCCGATGCGAGCTGACCGCGTCAGGCCTCGGGACTGAAGTCCCTCCCACACGGACTGCAGCACCTTCCGCAGCGGTGGACCGACATGCCGCAGGCGGCGATCGCTCACGCGGCCTAGCCGCGGCACTGCCGACAATCGATGCTCGTGGAACCGGCGGCGCGGGCCGCGGTTCCGGCTTCCGGAGGTCCGATGTCCAACGCGTCCCGTTCCACCGCCGCGGCCGAGGCGGCGCGTGCCCGCCAGTCCCGCCAGGCCGCCAGCAGCGCCGGCCTGGTCTATGTCAGCGATCAGGAGCCGGGCATCGTCCGCCGCCGCGCCGGCAAGGGCTTCGGTTACCGCCTGCCGGACGGCAGCGCGGTGCGCGATGCGGCCACCCTGCAGCGCATCCGCCAGCTGGCGATCCCGCCGGCCTATACCGAAGTGTGGATCTGTACGCGCGACAACGGCCACCTGCAGGCCACCGGACGCGACGCGCGCCGGCGCAAGCAGTACCGCTACCACGCCGACTGGGCGCAGGTGCGCGGCGACGGCAAGTTCGAGCGCATCGTCGCCTTCGGCCAGGCCCTGCCGCGGCTGCGCCGGCGCCTGCGCCGCGACATGGCCCTGCCCGGCTACCCGCGCGACAAGGTGCTGGCGATGGTGGTGGCGCTGATGGCCGAGACCCTGGTGCGCGTGGGCAACGCCGAATACGCGCGCAGCAACCGCTCCTACGGCCTGACCACGCTGCGCAATCGCCACCTGGCGTTCGTGAAGGGCGGCCGTGCGCGGCTGCAGTTCCGCGGCAAGGGCGGCCAGGAGCACGACATCGAGGTCGACGACGTGCACCTGGTCAAGCTGATCCGTGGCTGCCAGCAATTGCCGGGGCAGGCGCTGTTCCAGTACCGCGACGACGACGGCCAGCTGCAGCCGGTGGATTCGGGCGAGGTCAACGCCTACCTGCGCGAGGCGATGGGCGAGAGCTTCACCGCCAAGGACTTCCGCACTTGGGGCGGCACCCGCGCCGCGCTGCAACGGCTGGCCGCGCTGCCGCTGCCCGACACCGGCGGCGAGCGCGCGCTGGCGCAGGCGCAGAACGCGGTGATCCGTGAGGTGGCCGAGGCGCTGGGCAATACCCCGGCGGTGTGCCGCAAGGCCTACATCGACCCGTGCGTGTTCGACGGCTGGCGCTGCGGTCGCCTGCACGGACTATGCGAGGGCGTGCGCGGCGAACGGCAGTGGGACCTGATCACGCTGAAGTACCTGGGCCGGGCACGCACCGCGGCACGCAAGGCGGCCAAGGCCGCCGGCCGCAGCTCGGCCAAGGCGCCGTCGCTGCGCAAGGGCGCGCGTGCTGCGCGCAAGGGCGCTGCGGCGGGCGCGCAGGGCAGCGGTACCCGCGCCAAGCGCAAGACCGCAACTCCCGCACGCAAGCGCGCCTGAGCACCGCGCCGCCGCGGGCGCGGCGGGCGGGCCCGGCAACGCGGATCAGCCGCAATACACAGTAGTGATGTTGTTGGTCGGGCCAACTTCGACGGTCAGCCGGTCGCCGCCGGTTTCGCGCGCGCCGCGGTTGGCGCTGTCCACGCCGCTGGAGGTGGCGCCGTTGTCGCTGACGCTGCTCTTGACTACCTGCACCTTGAGGCTGTCGCTGTCGACGCGGGCGCGTTCGACGGTCATGCGCGAGGCGGCCAGGCCGACCGCGCCGCGGACCTTGTCGATATGGCACTGGCCGGAGATGACGCCGTCGATCGGCTGCACCTGCGCCACCTGGGTGGTGCTGCAGGCGCCGAGCAGCAGCACGGCGGCGAACGGGGCGAGGCGGGCAAGCGGGTGGCGGATCATGGGGCGTCTCCTTCGATCGATGGCGCGAGCCTGTCGCGGCGCATGTTTGCGCCGCATGAAGAGATCGCGCCGGCGGTTTCACCGGTCGTGGCCGCCGCCGGGGCCAGACTCGGGATTCCCCCAGCAACCGGAGCCGATCATGGCCACCTGCGATGTCTGCGGAAACGACGACGACCAGGCCTTCACCCTGACCCAGGGCGCGCGCAGCGGTACCTTCGATTCGTTCGAGTGCGCCATCCACGCCTTCGCCCCGCGCTGCAGCCACTGCGAGTGCCGCATCGTCGGCCACGGCGTGCAGGCCGGCGAGCGCATGTTCTGCTGCGCGCATTGCGCCCAGCACGCCGGCGTCAGCGGTCTCGCCGACCGCGCCTGAGCGACGCCCGTTCCTTCCCTTCGAGGAGGACTGCGCGATTGCGTCCTCCTCCCGCATCCGGAGTATTGCTGATGGCCTCCCGCAAGCGTCCTGCCGCCACCCCGTCCGCCCCGTCCAAGCGCAGCAGCGCCACGGCGTCGTCCAGCGCCAAGACCGTGCAGCAGCAACGCGCGCTGCAGCGCGCGGTCGATGCCGGCGACGCCAAGCCCAAGCGCGCCAAGCCGGGCGACGCGGGTCAGGCCGGGCCACGCAAGCAGCCGCAGCGCATGCCCAGGCAGCACCTGGCCAAGCCGGGCAACGAGCACGAGTTGGCGCTGCAGCCGCGCTTCGAGGCGCCGGAGTACGTGGGCAGCGGCAAGCTGCGCGGCATGAGCGCGATCGTGACCGGCGCCGATTCGGGCATCGGCCGCGCGGTAGCGGTGCTGTTCGCGCGCGAGGGCGCGGACGTGGCGGTGCTGTACCTGGACGAACACGAGGATGCGCAGGTCACCCGCCAGCATGTGGAGAACGAAGGCCGCCGCTGCATCACCATCGCCGGCGACGTGAAGGATCCGGCGTTCTGCGAGGACGCGGTGGCGCAGACCGTCAAAGCCTTCGGCGGGCTCGATGTGCTGGTCAACAACGCCGCGTTCCAGTTGCATTGCGATGCGCTGGAGGACCTGAGCGAGGAACATCTGCAGGAGACCTTGCAGACCAACATCGCCGGCTATTTCCACATGGCGCGCGCGGCGCTGCCGCATCTCAAGCGTGGTTCGGCGATCGTCAACAGCGGTTCGGAGACCGGGCTGTTCGGCAGCAAGTCGCTGTTGGACTATTCGGCGACCAAGGGCGCGATCCATGCCTTCACCATGGCGCTGGCCAGCCAGTTGCAGCCGCGCGGCATCCGCGTCAACGCGGTCGCGCCGGGGCCGGTATGGACGCCGCTCAATCCCGCCGACAAGCCTGCGGAGGACGTGGCCGAATTCGGCAAGCAGAACCCGATGGGACGCCCGGCGCAGCCGGAGGAGCTGTCGCCGGCGTATGTGTTCCTGGCCTCGCCGATCACCGCCAGCTACATCAATGGCGCGATCCTGCCGGTGATGGGTGGGCCGACGGGGTAGTGGGTGCGTGGGTTGGCGGGTGAGTTGGCTGGCGGTCGGACCCTCACCCCAACCCCTCTCCCGACGGGAGAGGGGCTTTGCTCCTCCTTCTCCCTTCGGGACCATGGCCCCCTTTTTGGGGGAAGGTGCCCCGCAGGGGCGGATGAGGGTGCGGTCGCTCGTGTTCGATCTCAGCGAGTCGCTTCGCGTCGGACCCTCACCCCAACCCCTCTCCCGATGGGAGAGGGGCTTTGCTCCTCCTTCTCCCCTCGGGAGAAGGTGCCCCGCAGGGGCGGATGAGGGTACGGTCGCTCGCGTTCAATCTCAGCGAGTCGCTACGCCCCGACCCTCACCCCAACCCCTCTCGCGGGGGGAGAGGGGCTTTGCTCACTCCGTTTCGGCCCAGCGCGACAGGTTCTGCTTCAGCGCGTCGATGCCGGCCCACGGATCCTTGCGGCGCCGTTTCAGCTTGGCCGGGACGTCGCGCAGCTTGAAGGCGTCGGCGCGGTGCAGCTTGGACAGGTCGCTCCAGGCCAACGGCATCGCCACCGGCGCGCCGGCGCGGGCGCGTAGCGAGTACGAGGCCACCGCGGTGGCGCCGCGGCCGTTGCGCAAATAGTCGACGAAGATGCGCTGGTTGCGCAGGCGCTTGCTGGCGGTGGCGAGGAAGCGCTCGGGTTGCGACTGCGCCAGTGCGTCGGCGAAGCCGTGGGCGAAGCGCTTGGTCAGGTCCCAGTCGCAGCCCGGCGCCAGCGGCACCACCACGTGCAGGCCCTTGCCGCCGGACACGCGCAGGAACGATTCCAGCTCCAGTTGCGCGAGCAGCTTGCGGATGTCGGTGGCGGCGCGCTTGACCTCGGCGAAAGGCACGTCCGGGCCTGGATCCAGGTCGAACACCACGCGGTCGGCACGCTCCGGGGACGCGGCATGCGCGCCCCACGGGTGGAACTCCAACGCATTGAACTGCACCAGTTCCAGCAGCCCAGCCGCATCCTCGACCACCAGGTACTCGGCCTGGGTGCCGCTTTCTTCCTTCAACCGCACCGACGACACCAGTTCCAGCCCGGCGGTGTGGTGCTTCTGGAAGAAGCACGCGCGTTCGGCACCGGCGGGGCAGCGGATGATCGACAGCGGGCGACCGGCGATCTCCGGCAGCAGGTGATCCATCACCGCGCTGTAGTAGTCCCAGACCTCGCGCTTGGTCGCGCCGATGTCGGGGAAGACCACGCGGCCCGGGCTGGACAGGGTCGGCGGCGTGCGCGCGGTGCCCGTGGTCGCGACGTCGCGCTTGCTGCGCCGAGGGCCGCTGATATTGGTTTCGCTCGACTTCGCCGCCTTCGCCACCTTGGTTGCCTTCGTTGTTTTGGCCGTTGCGTCTGCCTTGGCTTTCCTGGCCGCCGGCGTCGCCCGCGCCGCCGCCGCGCGCGGTGCCGGTGCGTCGGCATCGCCCAAGTCGGCGATGTCCTTGTCCGGGCGCACCGCCTTCAGCGAGGCCTGGCGCAGCAACTGCTGCCCGCCGATGCCGCGGTAGAACACCTCCACCACGAAGCGCGGCGCGAACCAGCGCGCGCTGCGCAGGTCGGTCTCGGTGGTGGGCACGTGCACGCTGGGCGTGGCGCTGCCGGCCTTGCCGATCAGCGCGGTCAGCTCGCGCAGCAGGGCATCGGAGAAACCGGAGCCGACCCGCCCGACGTACAGCCAGCCATGCTCGGGATCCGGCCGCGCCAGCAGCAACGCGCCGAAGCCGCTGCGGCTGCCCTTGGGTGCGGTGTAGCCGACCACCGCGAATTCGTCCGAGCGCAGCTGCTTGGTCTTGCGCCAGTCGTCGCTGCGGCCGCCGTGGTAGCCGCGGTCGGCGCGCTTGGAGACGATGCCTTCGAAGTGCTGCGCGCCAGCGAGCTGGAACGCCGCGTCGCCTTCGCCGTCGATGTGCGAGCTGAAGGCCAGGTGCGTATCGACGTCCTGCAGCAGCCGCTGCAACAACGCCTTGCGCGCGGACAGCGGTGCAGCGGCGATGTCGATGCCGTCCAGATGCAGCAGGTCGAATAGGGCCAGCGCGAGCTTGCCCTGACGCTCGCCGGACAGCACTGCCTGCAGCAGGTTGAAGTCCTCCTTGGTGCCCTTGCCGGCGATCAGTTCGCCATCCAGCGCCGCCGAGCGCAGGCCCAGCGCGGCGATGGCATCGCGGATCTCGGGAATCTTGTCGGTCCATTCGATCGCGTTGCGCGACCACAGCCGCACCACGCCGTCGGCGACGGTGGACAGGATCCGGTAGCCGTCCCACTTGATCTCGTGGATCCACTGCGCGCCCTGTGGCGGCGCGTCGCCAAGCCGGGCCAGCTGCGGCGCGAACGGCCCGTCTGGCGCCGCCGCCGACACCGCGCCGGGCAGCGCCTCGGCCAACTTGGCCCAGTTCGTCCGGCGGCCTTTGCGCACTGGCGCCACCACCGTGACCTTGCGCTTGTCCGGTTTGCCGGCGCCGGCGCGCTTGACGTCCTGCGCCGGCGCCGCGGTGACATCGGCCAGCAGGTCGTCCGCCTCCAGGTCGCCGGCGAAGGCGTCGTCCTCCTTGAACAGCAGCCACTGCGGCTGCCGCGCCGGCTTGCCCGAGCGCACCAGGTGCCAGCCGCCCTTGAGCTTGTCGCCGAACAGTTCGAAGCGCAGATGACCCTTGGCCAGTTGCGCTTCCGGATCGTCCGCGCTGCTCCACACGCCGTGATCGAACTGGGCGACGTGGCCGCCGCCGTATTCGCCCTGCGGGATCTCGCCCTCGAACGTGGCGTAGTCCAGTGGATGGTCTTCCACTTCCACCGCCATGCGCTTGACCTTGGGGTCGTAGCTCGGCCCCTTCGGCACCGCCCAGCTCTTCAGCGCATCGCCGACCTGCAGGCGGAAATCGTAATGGCGGCGGCTGGCGTGGTGTAGCTGCACGACGAAGATCGGCCGCTGCCCCGCCGGCACCGGCTTGCCAGGCTCCGGCTCGCGGGTCTTGTCGAAGCGGCGCTTGCGGCGGTAGTCGGCGAGGCTCATGGCGCGGGCCCGGCCCGCGTCACGTGCGAAGGTGCGCGCGGACCGCCGCGGCGCTGCTGCCCACCGCCCGCACCGCGGCGCGCAGCTCGTCGGCGTAGACGCCCAGCGCCTGCGTCCAGTCGCGCACGTCGTCGTCTTCGTGGAGGTTGATGCGGTCGCGATCGGGCGAACCGGTATTGCGGGTGTCGTCGCTCATGCCGAAGTCCTGCTGTCCAGAAGCCGCTGCGGTCGTGGGGCGCACGCCGCAGAGCGCGGCGGCGAGGTCCGACGGACGCGGCATGCGTCGGCGGACCGTTGCGCAAACTTCTAGTCGCGCCGGCGTGGCACCGCCGTGAACGCCGTGTCTGCCCCATGCATGCGCGCCGCTGGCGTGGACGCGCATGCCGCCCGCTCAGAACGCCAGCGAGGTACTGAACAACACCTGCCGCGGCGCGCTGCGCTGCAGCGTCTGGTAGTCGCCGGCGAACGCCGAGCCGGCGATGTTGGCGGTACCGATGTTGTGGCGGTCGAGCAGGTTGCTGACGTCAAGGCGCAGTTCCAGGCCGGGCAGCGGGCTGTCGGGCCCCAGCGTGTACGCCGTGTACGTGTTGACCTGCCAGAACGCCGGCACGCGCAGGTCGTTCTCGTAGGTGAAGGGCTGATGCAGGTACTCGGTGCTGGTGGCGCCGAAGCGCCAGTGGCGCACATGCGCCGACAGGTCGCTGACCAGCGACAGTTGCGGATAGCCCGGCTGCGCCTTGCCCTGGACCGGATAGACGTTGCCGTCGACGACCACGTCGCGGTCGTAGACCGAGCGCGCCAGCGCCACGCCTTGGTAGAACTGCAGGTGCGGGGTGAGGTCGACGGTCACGCCCAGGTCGGCGCCGAAGGTGTGCATCTTCGGCATCACCTGCACGGTGTTGGCCTGCGCGAACTGGGTGCCGACCGCGGCCGACAGCAGGCGATGGCGGATGTCGCCGTAGAACACGTCCGCGGTGACGGTGGCGCGGTCGAAGCGATGGGTGCCGCCGAGGGTGAGGTTCCAGTCCTGTTCCGGCTGCAGGTGGCGGGCGAGGCGGTCGAAGCTGGCCTGGTCGGGCACGGTCCAGGCCGAGGCGGTATAGCCGATGTTGCCGCGCTGGGCGACGCGGAAGCCGTTCATCGCGCTGCCCAGGTCGATGAAGCCGTCGGTCTGCGCGGTCGGGCTCCAGAACAGCGACAGGTGCGGCAGGAACGCGCTCTTCGCGCGCAGCGTGCCGGCCGCCGGCCGGTCCGGCGCATCGCCGACACCGCCGCCGCTGGTGCGGAAATCCACCGCCTTGGCGCCAAGGCCCAGCACCAGCGTGTCGCTCAGCGCGATGTCGTCGTGCAGGTAGACCTGGCGCGCGCGGGTGGTCCACTGCGAGACGTTGTCGGTCTTGAACGCCGGGCCGTACACATCCCACGGCCCGGTGGTGCGCAGCGGCCGGCCCTGCCCCAGCAGCGGCTCGGTGTACCAGGACGTCGCCGCGTCGGCGCTGCTGTGCTCCTGCCAGAGGCCGGCGCTGAGCGTGTGCCGGCCATGCACATAGGTCAGGCTGAGCAGACCGCCGGTACGCCGCAGGTGCGGCGCCTGCACCTGCTCGGAGAACGGCGCGCCGTTGGGTGAGGGCGTGGTCGGATCGCTCAGCGTGGCGTGGGTGCGGCTGTGCGCGCTGTAGACCTGCACATGTCCGCTGAGCGCGTCGGAGATGCGGAAATCATGCGCGAGCGAGGCGATGCGGTCGTCGGTGACCTGGCCGGTGTCGTATGGCAACAGCCCGGCCAGCGTGCCGCAGCGGTAGACGCCGCAGGATGCGCCGGCGTTCTGCGGCAAGGCGATGGCATAGGCCTTGGCGTAGTCGGGATAGAGACTGTCGGCGCGCCAGCCCAGCTTGCCGAGCATGTCGAAGGACAGGTTGTTGTAGCCCCACATCGCGGCGTGGCTGCCCGACAGGAACACGGTGAACGTGCCCCAGGCCACGTCCTGGGTCGCCTTCA encodes the following:
- a CDS encoding I78 family peptidase inhibitor, yielding MSNLLSSRASTRAGLLGTACLALALAACGAPPPDEQEQVSAKAQAAAQQAAAPDPANAPDAPPVGTCDASQAQGLVGQTFAPALLDQARSDTGAKTARVLKPNQAVTMEFNGERLNIEVDEKNQITGVRCG
- a CDS encoding DNA topoisomerase IB — its product is MLVEPAARAAVPASGGPMSNASRSTAAAEAARARQSRQAASSAGLVYVSDQEPGIVRRRAGKGFGYRLPDGSAVRDAATLQRIRQLAIPPAYTEVWICTRDNGHLQATGRDARRRKQYRYHADWAQVRGDGKFERIVAFGQALPRLRRRLRRDMALPGYPRDKVLAMVVALMAETLVRVGNAEYARSNRSYGLTTLRNRHLAFVKGGRARLQFRGKGGQEHDIEVDDVHLVKLIRGCQQLPGQALFQYRDDDGQLQPVDSGEVNAYLREAMGESFTAKDFRTWGGTRAALQRLAALPLPDTGGERALAQAQNAVIREVAEALGNTPAVCRKAYIDPCVFDGWRCGRLHGLCEGVRGERQWDLITLKYLGRARTAARKAAKAAGRSSAKAPSLRKGARAARKGAAAGAQGSGTRAKRKTATPARKRA
- a CDS encoding SDR family oxidoreductase — its product is MASRKRPAATPSAPSKRSSATASSSAKTVQQQRALQRAVDAGDAKPKRAKPGDAGQAGPRKQPQRMPRQHLAKPGNEHELALQPRFEAPEYVGSGKLRGMSAIVTGADSGIGRAVAVLFAREGADVAVLYLDEHEDAQVTRQHVENEGRRCITIAGDVKDPAFCEDAVAQTVKAFGGLDVLVNNAAFQLHCDALEDLSEEHLQETLQTNIAGYFHMARAALPHLKRGSAIVNSGSETGLFGSKSLLDYSATKGAIHAFTMALASQLQPRGIRVNAVAPGPVWTPLNPADKPAEDVAEFGKQNPMGRPAQPEELSPAYVFLASPITASYINGAILPVMGGPTG
- the ligD gene encoding DNA ligase D, coding for MSLADYRRKRRFDKTREPEPGKPVPAGQRPIFVVQLHHASRRHYDFRLQVGDALKSWAVPKGPSYDPKVKRMAVEVEDHPLDYATFEGEIPQGEYGGGHVAQFDHGVWSSADDPEAQLAKGHLRFELFGDKLKGGWHLVRSGKPARQPQWLLFKEDDAFAGDLEADDLLADVTAAPAQDVKRAGAGKPDKRKVTVVAPVRKGRRTNWAKLAEALPGAVSAAAPDGPFAPQLARLGDAPPQGAQWIHEIKWDGYRILSTVADGVVRLWSRNAIEWTDKIPEIRDAIAALGLRSAALDGELIAGKGTKEDFNLLQAVLSGERQGKLALALFDLLHLDGIDIAAAPLSARKALLQRLLQDVDTHLAFSSHIDGEGDAAFQLAGAQHFEGIVSKRADRGYHGGRSDDWRKTKQLRSDEFAVVGYTAPKGSRSGFGALLLARPDPEHGWLYVGRVGSGFSDALLRELTALIGKAGSATPSVHVPTTETDLRSARWFAPRFVVEVFYRGIGGQQLLRQASLKAVRPDKDIADLGDADAPAPRAAAARATPAARKAKADATAKTTKATKVAKAAKSSETNISGPRRSKRDVATTGTARTPPTLSSPGRVVFPDIGATKREVWDYYSAVMDHLLPEIAGRPLSIIRCPAGAERACFFQKHHTAGLELVSSVRLKEESGTQAEYLVVEDAAGLLELVQFNALEFHPWGAHAASPERADRVVFDLDPGPDVPFAEVKRAATDIRKLLAQLELESFLRVSGGKGLHVVVPLAPGCDWDLTKRFAHGFADALAQSQPERFLATASKRLRNQRIFVDYLRNGRGATAVASYSLRARAGAPVAMPLAWSDLSKLHRADAFKLRDVPAKLKRRRKDPWAGIDALKQNLSRWAETE
- a CDS encoding DUF3606 domain-containing protein; translation: MSDDTRNTGSPDRDRINLHEDDDVRDWTQALGVYADELRAAVRAVGSSAAAVRAHLRT
- a CDS encoding TonB-dependent receptor, with the protein product MVACLATSTAQAAEAAASSNADTTPTTLSALDVVASPHAAAVAPTQVVGPNRYVINAGDMDADIAGSNGLARLKTVPGASYTATDGLGLDVSATSLFVRGFRMNEMGITFEGVPLNDSGFLSLTGTSVVNVGVPDAIGTITVSPGAAPVSVFSSSANGGALEYRLGEPKDTPGLRLKQGVGSDATRVTTVSAQSGQLGDNGPKLQVDLQRLGADKYQGGGTQRFLRGDLKATQDVAWGTFTVFLSGSHAAMWGYNNLSFDMLGKLGWRADSLYPDYAKAYAIALPQNAGASCGVYRCGTLAGLLPYDTGQVTDDRIASLAHDFRISDALSGHVQVYSAHSRTHATLSDPTTPSPNGAPFSEQVQAPHLRRTGGLLSLTYVHGRHTLSAGLWQEHSSADAATSWYTEPLLGQGRPLRTTGPWDVYGPAFKTDNVSQWTTRARQVYLHDDIALSDTLVLGLGAKAVDFRTSGGGVGDAPDRPAAGTLRAKSAFLPHLSLFWSPTAQTDGFIDLGSAMNGFRVAQRGNIGYTASAWTVPDQASFDRLARHLQPEQDWNLTLGGTHRFDRATVTADVFYGDIRHRLLSAAVGTQFAQANTVQVMPKMHTFGADLGVTVDLTPHLQFYQGVALARSVYDRDVVVDGNVYPVQGKAQPGYPQLSLVSDLSAHVRHWRFGATSTEYLHQPFTYENDLRVPAFWQVNTYTAYTLGPDSPLPGLELRLDVSNLLDRHNIGTANIAGSAFAGDYQTLQRSAPRQVLFSTSLAF